The Coffea arabica cultivar ET-39 chromosome 9e, Coffea Arabica ET-39 HiFi, whole genome shotgun sequence genome has a window encoding:
- the LOC113709525 gene encoding strictosidine synthase: MVKTMTKLIHVILIFSLAYVVRSDRTLNTFKILHASGPEAIAFDLTGQGPYTGVSDGRVLKYEGPGIGFVEFAHASPLRTKEKCDGTDDPNLGPICGRPFGVGFNYRTGELYIADAFFGLCKVGPDGGLAEQLATSAEGGPFKWLDGLDVDSTTEMVYFTDISTKYTFRELPQALSSGDSTGRLMSYNPKTKEVQVLLSGLQIPGGTGVSRDGSFVLVSEYTGHRILKYWLKGPKANTAEAILSIHRPDNIKRTLLGDFWIGANLIMQQPAPNTIPQGVRINESGKVLETINLDGIFRNETIAEVQEFAGSYYVVSIRRNSVGICKCFVEENGRKLLGIRYDWIKENCS, encoded by the exons ATGGTCAAAACCATGACCAAGCTCATTCATGtcattcttatcttttctttagcTTATGTGGTTCGATCTGATAGAACCCTGAATACTTTCAAGATTTTGCATGCTTCTGGACCCGAAGCTATTGCTTTTGATCTGACTGGCCAAGGGCCTTATACGGGTGTCTCTGATGGTAGAGTTCTCAAATATGAAGGTCCTGGAATTGGTTTTGTCGAATTTGCTCATGCTTCACCCCTCAG AACCAAGGAAAAATGTGATGGCACAGATGATCCCAATCTAGGACCAATCTGTGGTAGACCATTTGGTGTGGGATTCAACTACAGAACAGGTGAGCTTTACATAGCAGATGCTTTCTTTGGTTTGTGCAAGGTCGGGCCTGATGGAGGCCTTGCAGAACAACTTGCTACAAGTGCAGAAGGTGGTCCTTTCAAATGGCTTGATGGTTTAGATGTAGATTCGACAACCGAAATGGTCTACTTCACGGATATTAGCACTAAATATACTTTCAG AGAGCTGCCGCAAGCACTTTCAAGCGGTGACTCAACAGGAAGACTAATGTCATACAATCCGAAGACAAAAGAGGTTCAGGTGCTGCTGAGTGGGCTTCAGATACCAGGTGGTACAGGGGTCAGCAGGGATGGTTCTTTTGTCCTTGTTTCAGAATACACTGGACACAGAATCCTGAAATATTGGTTGAAAGGACCAAAGGCCAACACAGCAGAGGCAATCCTGAGCATCCATAGGCCAGATAACATAAAGAGGACATTGTTGGGTGATTTCTGGATTGGAGCAAATCTAATTATGCAACAGCCTGCTCCAAATACGATTCCCCAAGGAGTCAGAATTAATGAATCTGGAAAAGTTCTTGAAACTATCAATCTTGATGGAATATTCAGAAATGAAACCATCGCTGAGGTTCAAGAATTTGCTGGTTCTTACTATGTCGTGTCCATTCGTCGCAACTCTGTTGGCATTTGCAAGTGTTTTGTTGAAGAAAATGGTAGAAAGTTGTTGGGTATTAGGTATGATTGGATAAAAGAAAACTGCAGCTAG
- the LOC113709809 gene encoding uncharacterized protein isoform X1 encodes MDKNRVDKNFRPMFLIHMYMRNNFAPVEIPTHFLSKIEEEVPDTAILRDSSGRSWSVKVRQERNGIVLADGWENFSVHHSLVPSASFLLFRYCGNWCFEVDIFACSGLEKEIVDASGNSEASPSGVKSKKDGRGKRTVRSVKDNLPKSYVPGPRSLSLKNKKDRRGKRSVGSAKDHLPKYCVSGPVDIFGDSGLEKEIVSAGGNNEAGSSGVKNKKGGRGTRSVGSVKDHLPKSCVPGPLSLDLKNKKDRRGKRSVGSAKDHLPKYCVSGPVDFFGDSGLEKEIVSAGGNNKAGPSGVKNKKGGGGTRSVGSMKEHLPKSRVPGPGVPYRTRIAWNPERLGLYLDSCLEEAAKGRRRSGNLTPESWQKVQSVFKEKTNIDLTPTQLSNFWSVLRKRYMVWSKIIAEAGNGGYDPVANKINWNQKQWEEYIKVNPVAKRFRKKKLEYPEKMKLLFGCYTAVHEDGGVSSDEMYYSSI; translated from the exons ATGGACAAGAACAGGGTTGACAAAAATTTTAGGCCCATGTTTTTAATTCACATGTACATGCGCAACAATTTTGCACCAGTG GAAATTCCAACTCACTTTTTGTCCAAGATAGAGGAAGAGGTGCCTGATACTGCAATTTTAAGGGATTCTTCTGGTCGCTCCTGGTCTGTTAAAGTGCGTCAAGAAAGAAATGGCATCGTTCTTGCAGATGGGTGGGAAAATTTCTCTGTGCATCATTCTTTAGTGCCATCAGCGAGCTTTTTACTCTTTAGATATTGTGGAAATTGGTGTTTTGAAGTAGATATCTTTGCTTGTTCTGGATTGGAGAAGGAAATAGTGGATGCTAGTGGAAACAGTGAAGCTAGCCCTTCTGGTGTGAAAAGTAAGAAAGATGGACGAGGTAAAAGAACAGTTCGTTCTGTGAAAGACAACTTGCCAAAATCTTATGTTCCTGGTCCACGTAGCTTAagtcttaaaaataaaaaagacagACGAGGCAAAAGAAGTGTTGGTTCTGCAAAAGACCACCTGCCAAAATATTGTGTTTCTGGTCCAG TAGACATCTTTGGTGATTCTGGACTGGAGAAGGAGATAGTCAGTGCTGGAGGAAACAACGAAGCTGGCTCTTCTGGTGTAAAAAATAAGAAGGGTGGACGAGGTACAAGAAGTGTTGGTTCCGTGAAAGACCACCTGCCAAAATCTTGTGTTCCTGGTCCACTTAGCTTagatcttaaaaataaaaaagacagACGAGGTAAAAGAAGTGTCGGTTCTGCAAAAGACCACCTGCCAAAATATTGTGTTTCTGGTCCAG TAGACTTCTTTGGTGATTCTGGACTGGAGAAGGAGATAGTCAGTGCTGGAGGAAACAACAAAGCTGGCCCTTCTggtgtaaaaaataaaaagggtgGAGGAGGTACAAGAAGCGTTGGTTCCATGAAAGAACACCTGCCAAAATCTCGTGTTCCTGGTCCAG GGGTGCCATACAGAACTAGAATTGCCTGGAACCCAGAGCGTCTTGGTCTTTACCTAGACTCATGTTTAGAAGAAGCAGCTAAGGGGCGCCGTCGGTCAGGCAATTTAACACCAGAATCATGGCAAAAGGTTCAGTCAGTTTTCAAAGAGAAAACAAATATTGATTTGACACCGACACAGTTATCAAACTTTTGGAGCGTTTTAAGGAAGAGATATATGGTCTGGTCAAAGATCATAGCAGAGGCTGGAAATGGTGGGTATGATCCAGTAGCCAATAAGATCAATTGGAATCAGAAGCAGTGGGAGGAGTATATAAAG GTGAATCCAGTTGCAAAGCGCTTCCGAAAGAAGAAGTTGGAATATCCTGAGAAGATGAAGCTATTATTTGGTTGCTACACAGCAGTACATGAAGATGGTGGGGTTTCATCTGATGAAATGTACTACAGCAGCATTTGA
- the LOC113709809 gene encoding uncharacterized protein isoform X2 yields the protein MDKNRVDKNFRPMFLIHMYMRNNFAPVEIPTHFLSKIEEEVPDTAILRDSSGRSWSVKVRQERNGIVLADGWENFSVHHSLVPSASFLLFRYCGNWCFEVDIFACSGLEKEIVDASGNSEASPSGVKSKKDGRGKRTVRSVKDNLPKSYVPGPRSLSLKNKKDRRGKRSVGSAKDHLPKYCVSGPDIFGDSGLEKEIVSAGGNNEAGSSGVKNKKGGRGTRSVGSVKDHLPKSCVPGPLSLDLKNKKDRRGKRSVGSAKDHLPKYCVSGPVDFFGDSGLEKEIVSAGGNNKAGPSGVKNKKGGGGTRSVGSMKEHLPKSRVPGPGVPYRTRIAWNPERLGLYLDSCLEEAAKGRRRSGNLTPESWQKVQSVFKEKTNIDLTPTQLSNFWSVLRKRYMVWSKIIAEAGNGGYDPVANKINWNQKQWEEYIKVNPVAKRFRKKKLEYPEKMKLLFGCYTAVHEDGGVSSDEMYYSSI from the exons ATGGACAAGAACAGGGTTGACAAAAATTTTAGGCCCATGTTTTTAATTCACATGTACATGCGCAACAATTTTGCACCAGTG GAAATTCCAACTCACTTTTTGTCCAAGATAGAGGAAGAGGTGCCTGATACTGCAATTTTAAGGGATTCTTCTGGTCGCTCCTGGTCTGTTAAAGTGCGTCAAGAAAGAAATGGCATCGTTCTTGCAGATGGGTGGGAAAATTTCTCTGTGCATCATTCTTTAGTGCCATCAGCGAGCTTTTTACTCTTTAGATATTGTGGAAATTGGTGTTTTGAAGTAGATATCTTTGCTTGTTCTGGATTGGAGAAGGAAATAGTGGATGCTAGTGGAAACAGTGAAGCTAGCCCTTCTGGTGTGAAAAGTAAGAAAGATGGACGAGGTAAAAGAACAGTTCGTTCTGTGAAAGACAACTTGCCAAAATCTTATGTTCCTGGTCCACGTAGCTTAagtcttaaaaataaaaaagacagACGAGGCAAAAGAAGTGTTGGTTCTGCAAAAGACCACCTGCCAAAATATTGTGTTTCTGGTCCAG ACATCTTTGGTGATTCTGGACTGGAGAAGGAGATAGTCAGTGCTGGAGGAAACAACGAAGCTGGCTCTTCTGGTGTAAAAAATAAGAAGGGTGGACGAGGTACAAGAAGTGTTGGTTCCGTGAAAGACCACCTGCCAAAATCTTGTGTTCCTGGTCCACTTAGCTTagatcttaaaaataaaaaagacagACGAGGTAAAAGAAGTGTCGGTTCTGCAAAAGACCACCTGCCAAAATATTGTGTTTCTGGTCCAG TAGACTTCTTTGGTGATTCTGGACTGGAGAAGGAGATAGTCAGTGCTGGAGGAAACAACAAAGCTGGCCCTTCTggtgtaaaaaataaaaagggtgGAGGAGGTACAAGAAGCGTTGGTTCCATGAAAGAACACCTGCCAAAATCTCGTGTTCCTGGTCCAG GGGTGCCATACAGAACTAGAATTGCCTGGAACCCAGAGCGTCTTGGTCTTTACCTAGACTCATGTTTAGAAGAAGCAGCTAAGGGGCGCCGTCGGTCAGGCAATTTAACACCAGAATCATGGCAAAAGGTTCAGTCAGTTTTCAAAGAGAAAACAAATATTGATTTGACACCGACACAGTTATCAAACTTTTGGAGCGTTTTAAGGAAGAGATATATGGTCTGGTCAAAGATCATAGCAGAGGCTGGAAATGGTGGGTATGATCCAGTAGCCAATAAGATCAATTGGAATCAGAAGCAGTGGGAGGAGTATATAAAG GTGAATCCAGTTGCAAAGCGCTTCCGAAAGAAGAAGTTGGAATATCCTGAGAAGATGAAGCTATTATTTGGTTGCTACACAGCAGTACATGAAGATGGTGGGGTTTCATCTGATGAAATGTACTACAGCAGCATTTGA
- the LOC113709809 gene encoding uncharacterized protein isoform X3 encodes MDKNRVDKNFRPMFLIHMYMRNNFAPVEIPTHFLSKIEEEVPDTAILRDSSGRSWSVKVRQERNGIVLADGWENFSVHHSLVPSASFLLFRYCGNWCFEVDIFACSGLEKEIVDASGNSEASPSGVKSKKDGRGKRTVRSVKDNLPKSYVPGPRSLSLKNKKDRRGKRSVGSAKDHLPKYCVSGPVDIFGDSGLEKEIVSAGGNNEAGSSGVKNKKGGRGTRSVGSVKDHLPKSCVPGPLSLDLKNKKDRRGKRSVGSAKDHLPKYCVSGPDFFGDSGLEKEIVSAGGNNKAGPSGVKNKKGGGGTRSVGSMKEHLPKSRVPGPGVPYRTRIAWNPERLGLYLDSCLEEAAKGRRRSGNLTPESWQKVQSVFKEKTNIDLTPTQLSNFWSVLRKRYMVWSKIIAEAGNGGYDPVANKINWNQKQWEEYIKVNPVAKRFRKKKLEYPEKMKLLFGCYTAVHEDGGVSSDEMYYSSI; translated from the exons ATGGACAAGAACAGGGTTGACAAAAATTTTAGGCCCATGTTTTTAATTCACATGTACATGCGCAACAATTTTGCACCAGTG GAAATTCCAACTCACTTTTTGTCCAAGATAGAGGAAGAGGTGCCTGATACTGCAATTTTAAGGGATTCTTCTGGTCGCTCCTGGTCTGTTAAAGTGCGTCAAGAAAGAAATGGCATCGTTCTTGCAGATGGGTGGGAAAATTTCTCTGTGCATCATTCTTTAGTGCCATCAGCGAGCTTTTTACTCTTTAGATATTGTGGAAATTGGTGTTTTGAAGTAGATATCTTTGCTTGTTCTGGATTGGAGAAGGAAATAGTGGATGCTAGTGGAAACAGTGAAGCTAGCCCTTCTGGTGTGAAAAGTAAGAAAGATGGACGAGGTAAAAGAACAGTTCGTTCTGTGAAAGACAACTTGCCAAAATCTTATGTTCCTGGTCCACGTAGCTTAagtcttaaaaataaaaaagacagACGAGGCAAAAGAAGTGTTGGTTCTGCAAAAGACCACCTGCCAAAATATTGTGTTTCTGGTCCAG TAGACATCTTTGGTGATTCTGGACTGGAGAAGGAGATAGTCAGTGCTGGAGGAAACAACGAAGCTGGCTCTTCTGGTGTAAAAAATAAGAAGGGTGGACGAGGTACAAGAAGTGTTGGTTCCGTGAAAGACCACCTGCCAAAATCTTGTGTTCCTGGTCCACTTAGCTTagatcttaaaaataaaaaagacagACGAGGTAAAAGAAGTGTCGGTTCTGCAAAAGACCACCTGCCAAAATATTGTGTTTCTGGTCCAG ACTTCTTTGGTGATTCTGGACTGGAGAAGGAGATAGTCAGTGCTGGAGGAAACAACAAAGCTGGCCCTTCTggtgtaaaaaataaaaagggtgGAGGAGGTACAAGAAGCGTTGGTTCCATGAAAGAACACCTGCCAAAATCTCGTGTTCCTGGTCCAG GGGTGCCATACAGAACTAGAATTGCCTGGAACCCAGAGCGTCTTGGTCTTTACCTAGACTCATGTTTAGAAGAAGCAGCTAAGGGGCGCCGTCGGTCAGGCAATTTAACACCAGAATCATGGCAAAAGGTTCAGTCAGTTTTCAAAGAGAAAACAAATATTGATTTGACACCGACACAGTTATCAAACTTTTGGAGCGTTTTAAGGAAGAGATATATGGTCTGGTCAAAGATCATAGCAGAGGCTGGAAATGGTGGGTATGATCCAGTAGCCAATAAGATCAATTGGAATCAGAAGCAGTGGGAGGAGTATATAAAG GTGAATCCAGTTGCAAAGCGCTTCCGAAAGAAGAAGTTGGAATATCCTGAGAAGATGAAGCTATTATTTGGTTGCTACACAGCAGTACATGAAGATGGTGGGGTTTCATCTGATGAAATGTACTACAGCAGCATTTGA
- the LOC113709809 gene encoding uncharacterized protein isoform X4, which yields MDKNRVDKNFRPMFLIHMYMRNNFAPVEIPTHFLSKIEEEVPDTAILRDSSGRSWSVKVRQERNGIVLADGWENFSVHHSLVPSASFLLFRYCGNWCFEVDIFACSGLEKEIVDASGNSEASPSGVKSKKDGRGKRTVRSVKDNLPKSYVPGPRSLSLKNKKDRRGKRSVGSAKDHLPKYCVSGPDIFGDSGLEKEIVSAGGNNEAGSSGVKNKKGGRGTRSVGSVKDHLPKSCVPGPLSLDLKNKKDRRGKRSVGSAKDHLPKYCVSGPDFFGDSGLEKEIVSAGGNNKAGPSGVKNKKGGGGTRSVGSMKEHLPKSRVPGPGVPYRTRIAWNPERLGLYLDSCLEEAAKGRRRSGNLTPESWQKVQSVFKEKTNIDLTPTQLSNFWSVLRKRYMVWSKIIAEAGNGGYDPVANKINWNQKQWEEYIKVNPVAKRFRKKKLEYPEKMKLLFGCYTAVHEDGGVSSDEMYYSSI from the exons ATGGACAAGAACAGGGTTGACAAAAATTTTAGGCCCATGTTTTTAATTCACATGTACATGCGCAACAATTTTGCACCAGTG GAAATTCCAACTCACTTTTTGTCCAAGATAGAGGAAGAGGTGCCTGATACTGCAATTTTAAGGGATTCTTCTGGTCGCTCCTGGTCTGTTAAAGTGCGTCAAGAAAGAAATGGCATCGTTCTTGCAGATGGGTGGGAAAATTTCTCTGTGCATCATTCTTTAGTGCCATCAGCGAGCTTTTTACTCTTTAGATATTGTGGAAATTGGTGTTTTGAAGTAGATATCTTTGCTTGTTCTGGATTGGAGAAGGAAATAGTGGATGCTAGTGGAAACAGTGAAGCTAGCCCTTCTGGTGTGAAAAGTAAGAAAGATGGACGAGGTAAAAGAACAGTTCGTTCTGTGAAAGACAACTTGCCAAAATCTTATGTTCCTGGTCCACGTAGCTTAagtcttaaaaataaaaaagacagACGAGGCAAAAGAAGTGTTGGTTCTGCAAAAGACCACCTGCCAAAATATTGTGTTTCTGGTCCAG ACATCTTTGGTGATTCTGGACTGGAGAAGGAGATAGTCAGTGCTGGAGGAAACAACGAAGCTGGCTCTTCTGGTGTAAAAAATAAGAAGGGTGGACGAGGTACAAGAAGTGTTGGTTCCGTGAAAGACCACCTGCCAAAATCTTGTGTTCCTGGTCCACTTAGCTTagatcttaaaaataaaaaagacagACGAGGTAAAAGAAGTGTCGGTTCTGCAAAAGACCACCTGCCAAAATATTGTGTTTCTGGTCCAG ACTTCTTTGGTGATTCTGGACTGGAGAAGGAGATAGTCAGTGCTGGAGGAAACAACAAAGCTGGCCCTTCTggtgtaaaaaataaaaagggtgGAGGAGGTACAAGAAGCGTTGGTTCCATGAAAGAACACCTGCCAAAATCTCGTGTTCCTGGTCCAG GGGTGCCATACAGAACTAGAATTGCCTGGAACCCAGAGCGTCTTGGTCTTTACCTAGACTCATGTTTAGAAGAAGCAGCTAAGGGGCGCCGTCGGTCAGGCAATTTAACACCAGAATCATGGCAAAAGGTTCAGTCAGTTTTCAAAGAGAAAACAAATATTGATTTGACACCGACACAGTTATCAAACTTTTGGAGCGTTTTAAGGAAGAGATATATGGTCTGGTCAAAGATCATAGCAGAGGCTGGAAATGGTGGGTATGATCCAGTAGCCAATAAGATCAATTGGAATCAGAAGCAGTGGGAGGAGTATATAAAG GTGAATCCAGTTGCAAAGCGCTTCCGAAAGAAGAAGTTGGAATATCCTGAGAAGATGAAGCTATTATTTGGTTGCTACACAGCAGTACATGAAGATGGTGGGGTTTCATCTGATGAAATGTACTACAGCAGCATTTGA